One Paraburkholderia agricolaris genomic region harbors:
- the metK gene encoding methionine adenosyltransferase produces the protein MANDYLFTSESVSEGHPDKVADQISDAILDAILTQDKYSRVAAETLCNTGLVVLAGEITTTANVDYIQVARNTIKRIGYDNTDYGIDYRGCAVLVAYDKQSPDIAQGVDRAHDNNLDQGAGDQGLMFGYACEETPELMPLPIHLSHRLVERQANLRRDGRLPWLRPDAKSQVTVRYVDGKPHAIDTVVLSTQHSPDIDLATLREAVIEEVIKPTLPADLIKGDIKFLVNPTGRFVIGGPQGDCGLTGRKIIVDTYGGAAPHGGGAFSGKDPSKVDRSAAYAGRYVAKNIVAAGLASRCLIQVSYAIGVAQPTSVMVNTFGTGRVSDATITKLVQEHFDLRPKGIIQMLDLLRPIYEKSAAYGHFGREEPEFTWEATDKALALAEAAGTEPVAALA, from the coding sequence GTGGCAAACGACTATCTCTTCACCTCCGAATCCGTTTCCGAAGGCCATCCCGACAAAGTCGCGGATCAGATTTCGGACGCCATTCTCGACGCTATCCTGACGCAGGACAAATATTCGCGTGTTGCAGCCGAAACGCTGTGCAACACGGGTCTCGTCGTGCTGGCCGGCGAAATCACCACGACGGCGAACGTCGACTACATCCAGGTCGCGCGCAACACGATCAAGCGCATCGGCTACGACAACACCGACTACGGTATCGACTACCGCGGCTGTGCCGTGCTGGTGGCGTACGACAAGCAATCGCCGGACATCGCCCAGGGCGTGGACCGCGCGCACGACAACAACCTCGATCAAGGCGCTGGCGACCAGGGCCTGATGTTCGGTTACGCGTGCGAAGAAACGCCGGAACTGATGCCGCTGCCGATCCATCTGTCGCATCGTCTGGTGGAGCGTCAGGCGAATCTGCGCCGCGACGGCCGTCTGCCCTGGCTGCGTCCGGATGCGAAGTCGCAGGTCACCGTGCGCTATGTCGACGGCAAGCCGCATGCGATCGACACCGTGGTGCTGTCCACGCAGCATTCGCCGGATATCGATCTGGCCACGCTGCGCGAAGCCGTGATCGAAGAAGTCATCAAGCCGACGCTGCCGGCTGATCTGATCAAGGGCGACATCAAGTTCCTGGTGAACCCGACTGGCCGGTTCGTGATCGGCGGCCCGCAAGGCGATTGCGGTCTGACGGGCCGCAAGATCATCGTCGATACGTACGGCGGTGCTGCGCCGCACGGCGGCGGCGCGTTCTCGGGCAAGGATCCGTCGAAGGTCGACCGTTCGGCGGCGTATGCAGGCCGTTATGTCGCGAAGAACATCGTGGCGGCCGGTTTGGCGTCGCGCTGCCTGATCCAGGTGTCGTACGCAATCGGCGTGGCTCAGCCGACGTCGGTGATGGTCAATACCTTCGGCACGGGCCGCGTGTCGGATGCAACGATCACGAAGCTTGTGCAGGAGCATTTCGACCTGCGTCCGAAGGGCATCATCCAGATGCTCGACCTGCTGCGCCCGATCTACGAGAAGAGCGCGGCTTATGGTCACTTCGGCCGCGAAGAGCCGGAATTCACGTGGGAAGCCACGGACAAGGCTTTGGCGCTGGCTGAAGCAGCCGGTACCGAACCGGTCGCCGCGCTCGCCTGA
- the dapF gene encoding diaminopimelate epimerase: MKLKFTKMHGAGNDFVVLDGYTQPVNLTPAQVRALADRHFGVGADQLLLVEKPTAEGFDFRYRIFNCDGGEVEHCGNGARCFVKFVRDNGLTDKRSVRVQVQNSTLLLTMQENGEVLVDMGAPVFEPARVPFATKGIEGRSEGADTLWPLDVNGVTRWISVVSMGNPHAVQVVDDVEDFPVLVEGPVIERHARFPQRVNAGFMQIVGRSEIKLRVYERGAGETLACGTGACAAVAAGIRRGLLDAPVLVHTHGGKLTISWDSTQEGAPLFMAGPAATVFEGEIELAD, from the coding sequence ATGAAACTGAAATTCACCAAGATGCACGGCGCGGGTAACGACTTCGTCGTGCTCGACGGCTACACCCAACCGGTCAACCTGACGCCGGCGCAGGTGCGCGCGCTCGCGGACCGGCATTTCGGCGTCGGCGCCGACCAGTTGCTGCTGGTCGAAAAGCCCACCGCGGAAGGCTTCGATTTCAGATATCGCATCTTCAATTGCGACGGCGGCGAGGTCGAGCACTGCGGCAACGGCGCGCGCTGCTTCGTCAAGTTCGTACGTGACAACGGCCTGACCGACAAGCGCAGCGTGCGTGTGCAAGTGCAGAACAGCACACTCCTGCTGACCATGCAGGAAAACGGCGAAGTGCTGGTCGATATGGGCGCGCCCGTGTTCGAACCGGCGCGCGTACCGTTCGCCACCAAGGGCATCGAAGGCCGCAGCGAGGGCGCCGATACGCTCTGGCCACTCGACGTGAACGGCGTGACGCGCTGGATTTCGGTGGTGTCCATGGGCAATCCGCACGCGGTGCAAGTGGTCGACGACGTCGAAGATTTTCCGGTGCTCGTCGAAGGCCCGGTGATCGAGCGGCATGCACGCTTTCCGCAGCGGGTGAACGCGGGCTTCATGCAGATCGTCGGCCGCAGCGAGATCAAGCTGCGCGTCTACGAGCGCGGCGCCGGCGAAACGCTGGCGTGCGGCACGGGCGCGTGCGCTGCCGTCGCTGCCGGCATTCGCCGCGGGCTGCTGGACGCGCCTGTGCTGGTGCACACGCACGGCGGCAAGCTGACCATCAGCTGGGATAGCACGCAAGAAGGCGCGCCGCTGTTCATGGCCGGCCCTGCGGCAACCGTTTTCGAAGGCGAGATCGAACTGGCCGATTGA
- the xerC gene encoding tyrosine recombinase XerC — MTDADPIAAYLSNLEHERRLSAHTLRGYTHELEELKLLAKGRPLESLTAVDIRGAVSRAHAGGLTARSISHRLSCWRAFYRWFAGRVDLPANPVATVRAPKQAKSLPKALSVDDATRLMESPPAATPEGLRDHAMLELFYSSGLRLSELVGLDARFADADGYRSAGWLKLDSAEVEVLGKGNRRRIVPVGSKALGALNAWLAVRDQMIKHDPHPLFLSARGNRLSPNVVRDRVKRAALVAGIPANVHPHVLRHSFATHVLQSSGDLRAVQELLGHASITATQVYTALDFQHLAHVYDQAHPRAKKRD; from the coding sequence GTGACCGACGCCGACCCGATCGCCGCCTATCTGTCGAATCTCGAACATGAGCGGCGGCTGTCGGCGCATACGTTGCGCGGCTACACCCACGAACTCGAGGAGCTCAAGCTGCTGGCCAAAGGCCGGCCGCTCGAAAGCCTCACCGCCGTCGATATTCGCGGCGCGGTTTCGCGGGCTCATGCCGGCGGACTGACCGCCCGTTCGATCAGCCATCGGCTGTCGTGCTGGCGCGCGTTTTACCGCTGGTTCGCGGGCCGCGTCGATCTGCCGGCCAACCCGGTCGCCACCGTGCGCGCGCCGAAGCAGGCCAAGTCGCTGCCCAAGGCGCTTTCCGTCGACGACGCCACGCGCCTGATGGAAAGCCCGCCCGCCGCGACGCCCGAAGGTTTGCGCGACCACGCAATGCTCGAACTGTTCTACTCGTCAGGCCTGCGGCTGTCCGAACTGGTCGGCCTCGACGCCCGTTTTGCCGATGCCGACGGCTACCGCTCCGCGGGCTGGCTCAAGCTCGACTCCGCCGAAGTCGAAGTGCTCGGCAAAGGCAACCGGCGCCGCATCGTGCCGGTCGGCAGCAAAGCGCTCGGAGCCTTGAACGCGTGGCTCGCGGTGCGTGACCAGATGATCAAACACGATCCGCATCCGCTGTTTCTATCGGCGCGCGGCAATCGGCTGTCGCCCAATGTCGTGCGTGATCGTGTGAAGCGCGCGGCGCTGGTCGCCGGCATTCCGGCCAACGTGCATCCGCACGTGTTGCGGCATTCGTTCGCCACGCACGTGCTGCAGTCGAGCGGCGATCTGCGGGCCGTGCAGGAACTGCTCGGGCACGCCAGCATCACCGCCACGCAGGTCTACACCGCGCTCGATTTCCAGCATCTCGCGCACGTCTACGATCAGGCGCATCCGCGCGCCAAAAAACGCGACTGA
- a CDS encoding DUF484 family protein: protein MNDREVAEYLLANPEFFAEHAEMLATIRLANPHGKAAVSLQERQMEMLRDKNKHLERRLAELLRYGHENDSIASKFNRWTIRVMAERDPYALPRTISTGLRDIFDVPQAALRVWDVSEPYAQADFARHVGEEVRIFANSLTTPYCGANTGFEAAQWLTPAVSAVNDDASADGTGTGESAHATESIALLALRDPEGKEEAPTFGLLVMGSADARRFHDGMATDFLTQIGALASAALSRLLPR, encoded by the coding sequence ATGAACGATCGCGAAGTCGCCGAATATCTGCTCGCCAACCCCGAATTCTTCGCCGAACACGCGGAAATGCTCGCGACGATCCGGCTTGCGAACCCACACGGCAAAGCCGCGGTGTCGCTGCAGGAACGGCAGATGGAAATGCTGCGCGACAAGAACAAGCATCTCGAACGGCGTTTGGCCGAGTTGCTGCGCTACGGTCACGAAAACGACAGCATTGCCTCGAAATTCAATCGCTGGACCATCCGTGTGATGGCCGAGCGTGATCCGTACGCGCTGCCGCGCACGATTTCCACTGGCTTGCGCGATATTTTCGATGTGCCGCAAGCGGCGCTGCGCGTATGGGACGTCTCCGAGCCGTATGCACAGGCCGATTTCGCACGCCATGTCGGTGAAGAAGTGCGCATCTTCGCGAACAGTCTCACCACGCCGTACTGTGGCGCGAACACCGGCTTCGAAGCAGCGCAGTGGCTGACGCCGGCGGTCTCGGCGGTGAACGACGACGCATCCGCAGACGGTACAGGTACAGGCGAGTCCGCGCACGCTACCGAGTCGATTGCGCTGCTCGCGCTGCGCGACCCCGAAGGCAAGGAAGAAGCGCCCACCTTCGGCCTGCTGGTCATGGGTTCGGCCGACGCACGCCGCTTTCACGACGGCATGGCCACCGATTTCCTGACGCAGATCGGTGCGTTGGCGAGCGCGGCGCTGAGCCGCCTGCTGCCGCGCTGA
- a CDS encoding class I SAM-dependent rRNA methyltransferase: MNTVTLKPSKEKSLLRRHPWVYANVIDRVDGNPAPGATVLVRAHDGRFLARAAYSPHSQIRARVWSFDEMEPIDHAFFKRRVQRALAHRQTMVHNTGAVRLIFGEADGLPGLIVDHYIAEDEGQRSQLVCQFMATGVEAWKEAIVAALVDATGCPNVYERSDVSIRQKEGLEQITGVLAGEAPSEALIASENGVRYHVDVRNGHKTGFYVDQRDNRLLVQELAKDRDVLNCFCYTGGFSLAALKGGAKRVVSIDSSGDALAIAQQNMAANGFDAGRATWLDADAFKTLRRLHDEGERFDLVVLDPPKFAPSREHVDRAARAYKDINLTGLKLLRPGGLLFTYSCSGAIDSELFQKIVSGAAADARVDARILKRLGAGVDHPLLTAFPEGEYLKGLLLQIA; the protein is encoded by the coding sequence ATGAATACCGTTACGCTCAAACCGTCGAAAGAAAAATCGCTGCTGCGCCGCCATCCGTGGGTTTATGCCAACGTGATCGATCGCGTCGACGGCAATCCCGCTCCTGGCGCGACCGTGCTGGTACGCGCGCACGACGGCCGGTTCCTCGCGCGCGCGGCCTACAGCCCGCATTCGCAGATTCGCGCGCGCGTGTGGAGCTTCGACGAGATGGAGCCGATCGATCACGCGTTCTTCAAGCGCCGTGTGCAGCGCGCGCTCGCGCATCGTCAAACGATGGTGCATAACACCGGCGCGGTCCGGCTGATTTTCGGCGAAGCAGACGGCCTGCCGGGGTTGATCGTCGACCATTACATCGCTGAGGACGAAGGCCAGCGCAGCCAGTTGGTATGCCAGTTCATGGCGACAGGCGTCGAAGCATGGAAGGAAGCGATCGTCGCCGCGCTGGTCGACGCGACCGGTTGCCCGAATGTCTACGAGCGTTCGGACGTATCGATCCGCCAGAAGGAAGGGCTCGAGCAGATTACCGGCGTGCTGGCGGGCGAAGCACCGTCGGAAGCGCTGATTGCGAGCGAAAACGGCGTGCGCTACCACGTCGACGTGCGCAACGGCCACAAAACCGGCTTCTACGTCGACCAGCGCGACAACCGCTTGCTGGTGCAGGAACTGGCGAAAGATCGCGACGTGTTGAACTGCTTCTGCTACACCGGTGGCTTCTCACTGGCGGCATTGAAAGGCGGGGCGAAGCGCGTGGTATCGATCGATTCGTCGGGCGACGCACTGGCGATCGCGCAACAGAACATGGCCGCCAACGGTTTCGACGCCGGGCGCGCCACCTGGCTCGACGCCGACGCGTTCAAAACCCTGCGCCGCCTCCACGACGAAGGCGAGCGCTTCGACCTGGTCGTGCTGGATCCGCCGAAATTCGCGCCTTCGCGTGAACACGTGGACCGCGCCGCGCGCGCCTACAAGGACATCAACCTGACCGGCCTGAAGCTGCTGCGCCCGGGCGGCCTGCTGTTCACCTACTCCTGCTCCGGCGCGATCGACTCGGAACTGTTCCAGAAAATCGTCTCCGGCGCGGCGGCCGATGCACGCGTCGATGCGCGGATTCTCAAGCGCCTCGGCGCGGGAGTCGACCACCCGTTGCTCACCGCCTTCCCTGAAGGCGAATATCTGAAGGGTTTGCTGTTGCAAATTGCCTGA
- a CDS encoding phytanoyl-CoA dioxygenase family protein: MSLHSKKEQIQTLREQGFVVVPGLVSPERCGELKQIAERQLQEAAVPIEFEADLRYPGAPESKHAPGGHTVRRLLDAYGRHPQFAQWATAPEIRGWMELYFGEEPRLSRAHHNCMMTKHPAYGSLTGWHRDVRYWSFERDDLVSVWLAVGSETVDNGALWLVPKSHSVAFTSERFDEAKFFRSDLEENQALIRTAVSPELKAGDVVFFHCNTLHSAGKNISDQVKFSLVFTYHGASNVPLPGSRSAAKPEIAF, from the coding sequence ATGTCACTTCATTCGAAGAAAGAGCAGATTCAAACGTTGCGGGAGCAAGGATTTGTCGTTGTGCCTGGATTGGTGTCGCCGGAGCGCTGTGGCGAACTGAAGCAGATTGCGGAGCGACAATTGCAGGAAGCGGCGGTGCCGATCGAATTCGAGGCGGATCTTCGCTATCCGGGCGCACCGGAATCAAAACATGCGCCGGGCGGCCATACGGTTCGCCGGCTGCTGGATGCGTACGGGCGCCATCCGCAATTTGCGCAATGGGCAACCGCGCCGGAAATTCGCGGCTGGATGGAGTTGTACTTCGGTGAGGAGCCGCGCTTATCGCGGGCGCATCACAATTGCATGATGACCAAGCATCCGGCCTATGGCAGCTTGACCGGCTGGCATCGTGACGTGCGGTACTGGTCGTTCGAGCGTGACGATCTAGTGTCGGTGTGGCTCGCGGTCGGGTCGGAGACGGTCGATAACGGCGCATTGTGGCTGGTGCCGAAGTCGCATAGCGTCGCGTTCACGTCCGAGCGCTTCGACGAAGCCAAGTTTTTCCGCTCCGATCTGGAGGAGAATCAGGCGTTGATTCGCACCGCGGTTTCGCCCGAACTCAAGGCCGGAGACGTGGTGTTCTTCCATTGCAACACGCTGCACTCGGCTGGCAAGAACATCAGCGATCAGGTGAAGTTCTCTTTGGTGTTTACCTATCACGGGGCGAGCAATGTGCCGCTTCCGGGGTCCCGTTCGGCGGCCAAGCCTGAAATTGCCTTTTAG
- a CDS encoding lipid A biosynthesis lauroyl acyltransferase, whose product MLSRYGAKLAIGLLKLFALLPYGFVARLGDGLGWLLYQVPSRRKRIVHINLELCFPEWDRARREEVAQKHFRHAIRSYVERSVQWFGSAEKLEKLIQLDSEIDLTDPDLPPTLFLGFHFVGIEAGSIFLNYSLKRQCGSLYQPMSNPELEEVAKAARARFGADMASRADSARIVLRWLRDRKPVMLGADMDYGARNSTFVPFFGVPACTLTAVGRLAKVGHAQVVPFIGEVLPNYKGYRLRVFKPWENYPTGDDDADARRMNAFLEEQIPLMPEQYYWVHKRFKTRPPGEPSVY is encoded by the coding sequence ATGCTGAGCCGCTATGGCGCGAAGCTCGCAATCGGGCTGCTGAAATTATTTGCATTGTTGCCGTATGGTTTCGTCGCCCGCCTGGGCGACGGACTCGGCTGGCTGCTTTACCAGGTCCCGAGCCGGCGCAAGCGCATTGTCCATATCAATCTGGAACTGTGCTTCCCCGAATGGGATCGCGCGCGCCGCGAAGAGGTCGCCCAGAAGCATTTCCGGCATGCGATCCGCAGTTACGTCGAGCGCAGCGTGCAATGGTTCGGCTCGGCGGAAAAGCTCGAAAAGCTGATCCAGCTCGACAGCGAAATCGACCTCACCGACCCGGATCTGCCGCCCACGCTGTTCCTCGGCTTTCACTTCGTCGGGATCGAAGCGGGTTCGATCTTTCTGAACTACTCGCTCAAGCGCCAATGCGGCTCGCTGTATCAGCCAATGTCGAACCCCGAGCTCGAAGAAGTTGCCAAAGCAGCGCGGGCACGCTTCGGCGCCGATATGGCGAGCCGTGCCGACAGCGCGCGCATCGTGCTGCGCTGGCTGCGCGACCGCAAACCGGTGATGCTCGGCGCGGATATGGACTACGGCGCGCGTAATTCCACGTTCGTGCCGTTTTTCGGCGTGCCCGCCTGCACGCTGACCGCGGTCGGCCGTCTGGCGAAGGTCGGGCATGCGCAGGTGGTGCCGTTCATCGGCGAGGTACTGCCGAACTACAAGGGTTATCGGCTGAGGGTGTTCAAGCCGTGGGAAAACTACCCCACCGGCGACGACGACGCCGACGCGCGCCGCATGAATGCCTTCCTCGAAGAGCAGATCCCGCTGATGCCCGAGCAGTACTACTGGGTGCACAAGCGCTTCAAGACCCGTCCGCCGGGCGAGCCGAGCGTGTACTGA